The following is a genomic window from Sphingorhabdus sp. Alg231-15.
CAATTGCACCAAAAAGCGTTAATTTTCTGTTAGGAAACGTGGTTAAACCGGCAATCTCTCGTTAACCACCTGTCCCAAATCGGGATTTTCACGCAAAGCCGTCTGGACCATCAATTTCACCGAATCGGATGAGTCTGGAAGTCAAGACAGCCGCCTGCCGGTTAACCACCGCTTTCTGATATTCGGGATCCGTCACCATCTCCAGAAACGCTCCACTATTGGGGTAGCGTGCGATGAACGAGCTATCCCATTGCTTGTCATCGGGCCCGATAACCATCGCTTCCATCTTGCCGCGCCAGATGATTGTACCGCCAACCCGTTTGAAAATCGGCCCGCTGGTTTTGCCATATTCCTCATAGGCCCGCGCGCCGCTCCAGCCATGCGCAGCATTGGGATGGCCTTCAGGATATTGTGCTGTTCCGTGAAATTGCAGCAAGTTGAGCATGTTGATCGGCACATCACGGGGCAACGCCTTAAACGCGTCAAAATGCTCCCGCGTTGGGTCCAGATATCGTTCCTCGGCCATTTTCACCCTCTCCTCAAGTCGCGGCTTATTGAAATTGCTTTCTATTCTCTAACCATTGTTCGCGTGATTGGCCCCAGTCGTCAACCCGCGCATCCTGATAAGGCGCGGGCAGCTTCGTCGGTCCGCGATTAGTCGAGCCAACCCGTTCGGCCAGTTTAATCGACGCCAGATTTTCCGGATCAATGGTATGGCAGATATCGCTCCAACCGAGCGTTTCAACCGCATAGTTCATGCTCGCTACTGCCGCTTCCAGAGCATAGCCTTTGCCAGCATATTCTGGTGCCACGCCCCAGCCGACTTCCGTTCCCGGCCAGCCATCGGGATACCAGGGGCCAATCCGGCCAATCCATAAATTGCTATCTTTGAGGATCAGCGAGAACATCGCATAGCCGCGCACATGCCAAGCACCGACCATAGCGCAGAGATCCCGCCAGCTTTCCGCCTGGCTTTTGACACCGCCTAGATAAGTCATCGTCGCTTCATTTGCCTGAAACGCAGCCCAAGCGGCAAAATCATCGGCATTGGGCGGGCGCAAGATCAGGCGCTCGGTTTCAATCCTGATGTCTTTGATATCCATGGTCTTCCTCCCTCAAGCGCCCCTATTATCATAGGCTTATCGAGAGACAAACCCTTGCAAAACCGGTGCACTATACCTATAATACAGTTATGGCTAATCTAATTTCTATTCTCATCGGCGGTATCGCGCTCATATTGGCTTTTGTCGGACTGGTCCCGCTTCTTGGCTGGACCAATTGGCTAATCTTGCCCATTGCTGGCGTTGGCGCGCTGTTCGGGCTGCTTTCCTCGCGCAGCAGCGGTATGTATTTTTGCTTGATCGTCATGTGCATTTGCGCATTCCGCTTATGGATTGGAGGAGGAATTATCTGACTCCAACATCTGCGAAACGCGACAAATTTTGCGCGAAATTTGAGTCAAATTCCGTTTAACCTATTGTTTTTGAACGATAAAATAAGCCCTACCCCAAACCATCCAAAAAGATTCCTTCCGATCCATAGGCCCGAAAATGGTCTAAGCGGCATCTTGTAGAACAGCATAATTATCGGCGCCCCAAACTAATTTATATTGCCACCCCATCAGCCCGGGCCTAGGCGCGAAGCTATGACAAGCCAAGCATCCACTAGCCGACTGGGGCTCTTACAGGCACTTCTCGCGTGCTGCATCTGGGGTGTGATGCCGATTTACTTCAAAATTTTAGAGAGTGTTGCTCCGCTCGAAGTCGTTGCCCACCGTATTATCTGGTCGGTGCCGTTGCTTTTGATCATTCTCTATTTCCGTAAAAATCTGCCCGGTTTGCGTACCGCTTGGGCACAACCGAAAATACGCGGGCCATTACTCGGCACCGCGCTGCTCATTTCCGTCAACTGGCTCGTCTACGTCTGGGCGGTACAATCGGACCATATTCTCGCCGCCAGCCTTGGCTATTTTATCAGCCCTTTGATCAGCGTTTTCCTCGGCAAAATCTTCCTCAAGGAAACGCTGAGCCGCAATCAATGGATCGCCGTCGGCATCGCTGCCATTGGCGTATCCGTTCTTGCGATGGAAGCTTGGCAAACCCTGTGGATCAGTCTCGCGCTGGCGGGGTCATGGGGGCTCTATGGCCTGGTCCGCAAAATCGCCGATGTTGGTCCGATTGTAGGGCTGACCATGGAAACAAGCTATCTGTTTCTGCCGTTCCTGCTGTTTATAGCGTGGATCACTTTTGGCACTACCGCGCCGACAACGACCACGCATTTCGGTGACAGGCTGACCATCGATATAATGCTACTCGGCGGCGCGATGGTCACAGCGACGCCGCTGCTGCTCTTTGCCGCAGCGGTTAAGAAGATGAAGCTCAGTACGATCGGACTGACGCAGTATATCGCCCCGACGCTGCAATTTCTCATCGGGACCTTGCTCTATCGCGAGACACTCACAACATCGCATATCATCTGCTTCATTTTGATCTGGACCAGCCTTGCGATATTCTCCGTCGACGCAATTTTCGGCAGTGCGAGCAAGAAAGCGGCCGCGACCTGACTGCTGCTATCCGGTAATTTGCCAGCGCAGCTCTTGTCCGGCGTGAAAGGGCACGATCGTCGTCCCACCTGCTTCGATAGTGTCTGGCACCGTCACCGCAGATCGTCGCAACGTAACAGTGCCTTCATTGAGCGGTAGACCGTAAAATTGCGGGCCATGAGTGGATGCAAAGCCTTCAAGTTTGTCGAGCGCGCCTTCTTCCTCAAAAACTGTGGCATAGCTTTCCAGCGCGTAGGGGGCATTGAAGATACCAGCGCATCCACAAGCCGATTCCTTAGCATCGATTTCATGCGGCGCACTGTCCGTGCCCAGAAAATATTTGGGAGATCCTGATGTCGCCGCTTTGCGCAAGGCCAGCCGGTGTTGTTCGCGCTTGGCCACCGGCAAGCAATAGGCATGCGGCCGGATACCACCCTCAAACATGGCATTGCGGTTGATATGAAGATGTTGCGGTGTAACTGTAGCACCGACATTGGGACCGGCGCTATTTACAAAATCAACGGCGTCAGCGGTGGTGATATGCTCAAACACTATTTTCAGTCCCGGAAAGTGATCGACAATTTTCGACATCGTGCGTTCGATAAAAACCGCCTCCCGGTCAAACACATCGACATCCGCATCAGTGACTTCGCCGTGAATCAACAGCGGCATGCCAATATCCTGCATCCGCTCGAGCACTGGCATGATATTGGCAACATCGGTCACCCCATGAGCGCTATTTGTAGTTGCGTTGGCAGGATAGAGTTTAGCAGCGGTGAAGACGCCATTTTCGAATCCCTGCGCCATATCCTGAGCATCCGCAGTGTCGGTCAGATAGCAGGTCATAAGCGGTGTAAAGCCAGAACTCTCTTGGACTGCTGCCAATATGCGTTCCCGATAGGCTTGCGCAGCAGCCATATTGGTGACCGGCGGCGAAAGGTTGGGCATAACGATGGCGCGGGCAAATTGCCGCGCCGTATAGCTCGCCACCGAACGCAGCATATCACCATCACGCAGATGGACATGCCAGTCATCTGGCTGTCTGATCGTGATCTGGTCGGGAGATTGATTCATGGTTCGGGCTTTCTTTTGACGCTGAGCGTCCCTACCTAATCTGCATGACCGAAACCAGACTTAATCAGCGCGGACTGATCCGCATATCCGCTTCCGATGACAAGGAAGACTGCCGTGAATTTCTCCAAGGACTGATCACGCAGGATATGCAAGCTGTCCAGCCCACCACGCCGCAATGGGCCGCCTTGCTGACAGCACAAGGCAAAGTGCTGTTCGACTTTTTCCTGTGGGCGGATGGCGAGGACATCTTGATCGATTGCGAACAGGAACAGGCCGAAGCCCTGACCAAACGTCTGAAACTCTATCGCCTGCGCCGGAAGATCGCCATTGAGATTATCGATGATCTGACGGTGCACTGGTCCGGCGATGCCAGCGGAAAACCAGCTGACCCTCGACTTTCTGCCATCGGTTATCGCTGGTTAGAAGAAAGCCAGAGTGGCGAAAGTGCCGATGGTACCTATAAATCCCATCGCCTCTCGCTGGGCGTGACTGAAGGCCTAGCAGAATTGGGCAGCGACAAAATATTATGGTTGGAATGCAACGCCACCGAACTGAACGGTGTCAGCTTTTCCAAGGGCTGTTATGTCGGACAGGAAAACACCGCACGGATGAATTATCGGCAAAAGGTCAATCGCAGGCTGGTCGTCGCTCCACTGGATCAGGCGGACGAAAAACGCCAGCGTGTGGCCTATCCGGATCTAGGCCTGTCCGTCGAGCATCGCCGGGTCGACGACATCACGGGCTTTGCACTGCCGGACTGGTTAAAGGCTGCCTTGGCAGATAAACCGGACTGAGTTAGGCTGCGTCGCCTTCTTGTGCGGTTTCGGTTTCTGCCGCCTTGGCTTTGACCGTACGCCGTTTGCGA
Proteins encoded in this region:
- the pyrC gene encoding dihydroorotase is translated as MNQSPDQITIRQPDDWHVHLRDGDMLRSVASYTARQFARAIVMPNLSPPVTNMAAAQAYRERILAAVQESSGFTPLMTCYLTDTADAQDMAQGFENGVFTAAKLYPANATTNSAHGVTDVANIMPVLERMQDIGMPLLIHGEVTDADVDVFDREAVFIERTMSKIVDHFPGLKIVFEHITTADAVDFVNSAGPNVGATVTPQHLHINRNAMFEGGIRPHAYCLPVAKREQHRLALRKAATSGSPKYFLGTDSAPHEIDAKESACGCAGIFNAPYALESYATVFEEEGALDKLEGFASTHGPQFYGLPLNEGTVTLRRSAVTVPDTIEAGGTTIVPFHAGQELRWQITG
- a CDS encoding GNAT family N-acetyltransferase; this translates as MDIKDIRIETERLILRPPNADDFAAWAAFQANEATMTYLGGVKSQAESWRDLCAMVGAWHVRGYAMFSLILKDSNLWIGRIGPWYPDGWPGTEVGWGVAPEYAGKGYALEAAVASMNYAVETLGWSDICHTIDPENLASIKLAERVGSTNRGPTKLPAPYQDARVDDWGQSREQWLENRKQFQ
- the ygfZ gene encoding CAF17-like 4Fe-4S cluster assembly/insertion protein YgfZ; this encodes MTETRLNQRGLIRISASDDKEDCREFLQGLITQDMQAVQPTTPQWAALLTAQGKVLFDFFLWADGEDILIDCEQEQAEALTKRLKLYRLRRKIAIEIIDDLTVHWSGDASGKPADPRLSAIGYRWLEESQSGESADGTYKSHRLSLGVTEGLAELGSDKILWLECNATELNGVSFSKGCYVGQENTARMNYRQKVNRRLVVAPLDQADEKRQRVAYPDLGLSVEHRRVDDITGFALPDWLKAALADKPD
- the rarD gene encoding EamA family transporter RarD, with product MTSQASTSRLGLLQALLACCIWGVMPIYFKILESVAPLEVVAHRIIWSVPLLLIILYFRKNLPGLRTAWAQPKIRGPLLGTALLISVNWLVYVWAVQSDHILAASLGYFISPLISVFLGKIFLKETLSRNQWIAVGIAAIGVSVLAMEAWQTLWISLALAGSWGLYGLVRKIADVGPIVGLTMETSYLFLPFLLFIAWITFGTTAPTTTTHFGDRLTIDIMLLGGAMVTATPLLLFAAAVKKMKLSTIGLTQYIAPTLQFLIGTLLYRETLTTSHIICFILIWTSLAIFSVDAIFGSASKKAAAT
- a CDS encoding DUF1330 domain-containing protein, with amino-acid sequence MAEERYLDPTREHFDAFKALPRDVPINMLNLLQFHGTAQYPEGHPNAAHGWSGARAYEEYGKTSGPIFKRVGGTIIWRGKMEAMVIGPDDKQWDSSFIARYPNSGAFLEMVTDPEYQKAVVNRQAAVLTSRLIRFGEIDGPDGFA